Part of the Sodalinema gerasimenkoae IPPAS B-353 genome is shown below.
TCTTCTTAGGCATCTTTTGTCCTGGCTAGCTAGTCCTTAGCCTATAAGCATTTTTCCCTTGGTCTCGGGTTGTTTACACTTTCTTGACTTTTCCACGATTTCCTTAACTTGACACCAGTGCCACAAGGGTACGCCCCTACGTCTTTCCCCTCCTGGGAGGGGCAGGGGTGGGTTCTCCCCTCCTGGGAGGGGCAGGGGTGGGTTATGCCTCTTGCCTCTTGCCTTCTTATCCCCTGTTTTTTGTCCTATTCAGACCAATTTTTGCTATACAATCCTCCTCCAGCGGTTGCCGATTCTGTTGGGGCGATCGCCCAGTTGCTCTAACAGGGTCTCAGGGGGAGGATTTGGTTAACATGGACAGAGGACAAACACCGGAATGGTCACATGATGCTGCGACGGATCTCAATTTTGCTTGTGCTATTGCCCCTTGTCGCTTGCAACCCGGCTGAGGTTAATGAGGATTTGGCGGATGCAGATGCTTTGGAGAATGACGCCCCGGAAACACCACTAGCGGATTTGGAGGAGGGAGAGGCTCTAGTATCTATCGGCTTAATGTTCGCCGATGATGAGTTTGGGGCAACGTCGGATTGGGAGGCGGCTCTCTATACGGGGGCGGAGTCTGGGGAGGAGACGGATGGACGTTTCACGGACTGGAAATCCCCGGATGAGGATGGCCTGTTAAATTTCCGGCTTCCTGAGGAAGTGCGGGAGGACGACACGGCCCCCTTTGATGAGGAGGGGGAAACCTATGTCCGCTTTCGCGCTCTGGATGATACCTATCCTTCGTTTGATTTTGTGAGTGAGCCTTTTACCTTGACGGAAGGGAGCCACCAGGTTGATGTGGCGATTAATTCTCTGGTGATTAGTACTGGCTCGGATTGGCTCGGAACTCCCTCAGAAGACTGATAGAGGGGGTTATTTGGGACTAGGAGCATAGCGAACGGGGATGGCGATCGCCTGTTGCAGATGTTCGGCGACGTCTTGGAGGACTTCTCGGGAGACGGATTTGAGCTGACGCACGGCATAGGGGCGATCGCCCTGACTGTGGTTCCCCCGGCCGTCGAGTTGATGTCCGACGGGTTTGGGACGAGTGGGGGTGTTGAGTTGGATTTCGTGGGGATGCAGTTGGGCAATCAACTCCTGATAGGCCTGTTGCTCGTCTGCCTTCCAAGGACTCAGGAGCATGGTCTGAATATCGACGATTCCGGGATAGTCACGGCGGAAACGTTGTAAACCTTCTAGGATGGCCTCCCAGGAGACTCCTTCCACGGGGCGATTGATGCGACGCAAGAGATCCGGGTTGGGAGCATCGAGTTTGAGGGAGACGCGATCGGCTTGGTTGAGAGCTGCCCGAACCTCGGGCTGGTTGAGGAGGGTGGCGTTGCTCAGGACTAAAACCGGTTTCTGGGTTAGGGCTTTGACGGCGGCGATCGCCTCCCCTAAATTCTCGGCCAGGGTCGGTTCGCCACTGCCACTAAAGGTCACGATGTCAACGGGCCAGGGGGAATAGGCGTTTAAGGCTTCTATGAGATCAGCGGTGGGGACGAAAATCTGTCGCTGTTGGGTTTTACGCTCGATTTCTCCGAGTTGGCAGTAGGCGCAGTCGAAACTACAGGTTGACACTTCGCCGATGAGGTCAATCCCGAGGGAGGTTCCATAACGCCAGGAGGTAACGGGGCCGTAGATGGGGCTGAACATGGGGAGGAGGTGAACCACGTAGGGGCAATCCCTTGTGGTTGCCCGAGGACACAGAGGAGGAAGAGGAGGTTAGCACTTTTGGGGCAGGAGACATCAACTCCAAAAAAATGCGCAGCCTAGATGTTTGGCTCCGCGCCGCCCGCACTGGAGCGGCGGAGCCTAGTCTATCTAAGCTCATCGTTTTAAGATTGAACTTAAACATCTGACTCAATTAACTTAATTGTATTCCCTAATCAGGGAAGCTGTCAAGTCATTTTGGGTCTAATTTTGTAAAGAAGTACAACGGTTTTTGGGGTCAGCGGAGACGGGAGGAGCGGACTAAGAGTAGTATCCCGGCTGTAATAGCAATTAGGGTAGGGAGCCAGCCGGCAAACCAGGGGGGGACAAGGCGACTTAAG
Proteins encoded:
- a CDS encoding radical SAM protein, which translates into the protein MFSPIYGPVTSWRYGTSLGIDLIGEVSTCSFDCAYCQLGEIERKTQQRQIFVPTADLIEALNAYSPWPVDIVTFSGSGEPTLAENLGEAIAAVKALTQKPVLVLSNATLLNQPEVRAALNQADRVSLKLDAPNPDLLRRINRPVEGVSWEAILEGLQRFRRDYPGIVDIQTMLLSPWKADEQQAYQELIAQLHPHEIQLNTPTRPKPVGHQLDGRGNHSQGDRPYAVRQLKSVSREVLQDVAEHLQQAIAIPVRYAPSPK